The following are from one region of the Synechococcus sp. CBW1108 genome:
- a CDS encoding cation:proton antiporter, whose product MGLPALLLEIGSHQSEVAETLISVGEFLVIFVAARLLAELMVRVQLPTILGELVAGVLIGVSGLHLIVPPDTQAQLSGWGLGLLSSLADLSPEMVQEIYIETFPNLEAVSQIGLFALLFLTGLESELDELVAVGAQATTVAVTGVVLPFALGTAGLYYLFDVPLIPSIFAGAAMTATSIGITASVFGELKFLRTREGQTVIGAAVLDDILGIVILAVVVSLAGGEGFSLGPILKLVAAAGVFVAAALFLSRTAAPGFDWLLDQLKAPGEVVVAAFVVLSLCCFVAQAIGLEAALGAFAAGLILSGSKHTHAIQDTVKPLVALFATIFFVLIGTGMDLTVLNPLDPANREGLIVAAFLLTVAIIGKIAAGWSYISKEKTNRLVVGLGMMPRGEVGLIFLGLGTQAGLLTKPLEAAILLMVIGTTFLAPILLRLVLGASAGGPDLDPLAENPT is encoded by the coding sequence ATGGGTCTGCCCGCGCTACTGCTCGAAATCGGCAGTCATCAGTCCGAGGTGGCTGAAACCCTCATCTCCGTGGGGGAGTTCCTGGTCATTTTTGTGGCTGCGCGCCTACTGGCGGAGCTGATGGTGCGGGTCCAGCTGCCCACGATCCTGGGCGAGCTGGTCGCCGGCGTGCTGATCGGAGTATCCGGTTTGCACCTGATCGTGCCGCCCGACACCCAGGCCCAGCTCAGCGGCTGGGGGCTGGGGTTGCTCAGCTCCCTCGCCGATCTCTCCCCGGAAATGGTGCAGGAGATCTACATCGAGACCTTCCCAAATCTGGAGGCGGTCTCCCAGATCGGCCTGTTTGCCCTGCTGTTTCTCACCGGTTTGGAGAGCGAGCTCGACGAGCTGGTGGCGGTGGGTGCCCAGGCCACCACGGTGGCAGTGACCGGCGTGGTGCTGCCCTTTGCCCTCGGCACTGCGGGCCTCTATTACCTCTTCGATGTGCCGCTGATTCCGTCGATCTTCGCCGGGGCGGCGATGACCGCCACCAGCATTGGCATCACCGCCAGTGTGTTCGGCGAGTTGAAGTTTCTACGCACCCGCGAGGGGCAGACCGTGATTGGCGCTGCCGTACTCGATGACATCCTCGGCATCGTGATCCTGGCCGTGGTGGTCAGCCTGGCCGGTGGTGAGGGCTTCAGTCTGGGCCCGATCCTCAAGCTGGTGGCAGCAGCGGGGGTTTTTGTGGCGGCGGCCCTTTTTCTGAGCCGCACCGCGGCCCCTGGCTTCGACTGGCTGCTCGACCAGCTCAAGGCCCCTGGCGAGGTCGTGGTGGCAGCCTTCGTCGTGCTGTCGCTGTGTTGCTTCGTGGCCCAGGCGATCGGCCTGGAGGCGGCCTTGGGCGCCTTTGCCGCTGGCCTGATCCTGAGTGGTTCCAAGCACACCCATGCCATTCAGGACACGGTCAAACCGCTGGTGGCCCTGTTCGCCACGATTTTCTTTGTGCTGATCGGCACGGGAATGGATCTGACGGTGCTCAATCCGCTTGACCCGGCAAACCGGGAAGGGTTGATCGTGGCGGCCTTTCTGCTCACCGTCGCCATCATTGGCAAGATTGCGGCTGGCTGGAGCTACATCAGCAAAGAGAAGACCAACCGCTTGGTGGTTGGCCTGGGCATGATGCCCCGCGGCGAGGTGGGTCTGATCTTCCTGGGTCTGGGCACCCAGGCTGGTCTGCTTACCAAGCCGCTGGAAGCGGCCATCTTGCTGATGGTGATTGGCACCACCTTCCTGGCTCCGATCCTGCTCAGACTGGTGTTAGGAGCTAGTGCCGGAGGGCCCGATCTTGATCCGCTCGCCGAAAACCCAACCTGA
- a CDS encoding isoprenylcysteine carboxylmethyltransferase family protein, which yields MIRSPKTQPEFPGPRRWGLSWGGWIDNRHGEWWLLAQLVLIAAHLLHPWPAPGAWGYAWPLPVALGGALLFLLGLMLAAQAFWGLGASLTPLPDPIPGAALVTVGPYGRCRHPLYQALLLCSLGVSLALGSLLHLALLLALVAVLGGKARREERSLEILHPDYVTYRASTPAIIPRLPWLDWRVL from the coding sequence TTGATCCGCTCGCCGAAAACCCAACCTGAGTTCCCCGGGCCGAGGCGCTGGGGCCTTAGCTGGGGTGGCTGGATCGACAACCGCCACGGTGAGTGGTGGTTGCTGGCCCAGCTGGTCCTGATAGCCGCCCACCTGCTACACCCTTGGCCGGCTCCAGGGGCATGGGGTTACGCCTGGCCCCTGCCGGTTGCTCTTGGCGGGGCCTTGCTGTTTCTGCTGGGGCTGATGTTGGCGGCCCAGGCGTTCTGGGGGCTTGGAGCCAGCCTCACCCCCCTGCCCGATCCGATTCCCGGTGCTGCCCTGGTCACCGTTGGTCCCTACGGTCGCTGCCGCCACCCCCTCTATCAGGCCCTGCTGCTCTGCTCCCTGGGGGTGAGCCTTGCCCTGGGCAGCCTGCTGCACCTGGCCCTGCTGCTGGCCCTGGTCGCCGTGCTGGGGGGCAAGGCCAGGCGGGAGGAGCGATCCCTTGAGATCCTGCATCCCGACTACGTCACCTACCGGGCAAGCACCCCGGCAATCATTCCCCGTCTTCCCTGGCTCGACTGGCGAGTGCTGTGA
- a CDS encoding alpha/beta fold hydrolase — protein sequence MACLSDPQPWNYAGHPVHVVKAAPDGPEGPAVLLVHGFGASTDHWRHNIPVLAQRHEVHAIDLLGFGRSAKPAELAYGGALWRDQLAAYVAERIGRPTVLVGNSLGGFSALAAGAALGNQAAGVVLLNAAGPFSDEQAPPKGWAAIARQTIGGALLKSPVLQRLIFENLRRPATIRRTLHQVYVDKTNVDDALVEAIRRPSLDPGAFGVFRTVFDIPRGQPLDELFAQLACPLLLLWGIRDPWINAAGRRGAFQRHAPAATTEVVLEAGHCPHDEVPDQVNSALLEWLAGLSPAPGLSPEGAVAPLADAREPAAGEGRTAA from the coding sequence GTGGCTTGCCTGTCTGACCCCCAGCCCTGGAATTACGCCGGTCATCCCGTTCATGTTGTGAAGGCTGCACCCGATGGGCCCGAGGGGCCGGCGGTGCTGTTGGTGCATGGCTTCGGTGCCTCCACCGACCACTGGCGCCACAACATCCCCGTGCTGGCCCAGCGCCATGAGGTGCACGCCATCGACCTGCTGGGCTTCGGCCGCAGCGCCAAGCCGGCGGAGCTGGCCTACGGCGGGGCCCTCTGGCGCGACCAGCTGGCCGCCTACGTGGCCGAGCGCATCGGCCGGCCCACCGTGCTGGTTGGCAATTCCCTGGGCGGCTTCTCTGCCCTGGCCGCCGGGGCGGCCCTGGGAAACCAGGCGGCCGGAGTGGTGCTGCTGAATGCGGCCGGACCGTTCAGCGATGAGCAGGCTCCGCCCAAGGGCTGGGCTGCCATCGCCCGCCAGACCATCGGTGGCGCCCTGCTGAAAAGCCCGGTGCTGCAGCGATTGATCTTTGAAAACCTGCGTCGGCCGGCCACGATCCGCCGCACCCTCCACCAGGTTTACGTCGACAAGACCAATGTGGACGATGCCCTGGTGGAGGCGATCCGGCGGCCCTCGCTGGATCCGGGTGCCTTCGGGGTATTCCGCACCGTGTTCGACATCCCCCGGGGCCAGCCCCTCGATGAGCTGTTTGCCCAACTCGCCTGCCCCCTGCTGCTGCTCTGGGGGATCCGCGATCCCTGGATCAATGCCGCCGGCCGTCGCGGGGCCTTCCAGCGCCATGCCCCCGCTGCGACCACCGAGGTGGTGCTGGAGGCGGGCCACTGCCCCCATGACGAGGTGCCAGACCAGGTCAACAGCGCCCTGCTGGAGTGGCTTGCCGGCCTCAGCCCAGCTCCTGGCCTCAGCCCAGAGGGGGCGGTTGCACCCCTGGCAGACGCCCGCGAGCCAGCTGCTGGAGAGGGTCGAACTGCCGCTTGA
- a CDS encoding FAD-binding oxidoreductase, producing MISPEPGELQELVRELHRQAAPWQPAGLGSRLSWGPQPEPGSATVSCRALRGMVEHSPGDFTVTVWAGTPLVELQAELAHHGQWLTLDWPWGSGSSGAASGSVGGLVARGLAGGLRQRYLGVRDQLIGIELVRADGVRARAGGKVVKNVAGYDLMRLFTGSWGALGLITSVTLRTLPLPPQRRGLGLSGPLEALGQLASWLLGSSLSPERIDWWRPGGGAGAGAGTGGDAGLLISLASINAATLAEQIACISARGAALGIGALPLEPAELEAQVAQGRGPGPEASDWLLRLAVRPSQAPALVAEPALAQLPLCLGAGSGLGVSWASAAELPAYRVEALRRSCQQWGGYLTVLRQPSSSQLPAWLDAPARPMIEAIKRQFDPLQQLARGRLPGVQPPPLG from the coding sequence GTGATCTCCCCTGAGCCCGGCGAACTGCAGGAGCTGGTGCGCGAGCTGCACCGGCAAGCTGCGCCCTGGCAACCGGCCGGGCTGGGTAGCCGCCTGAGCTGGGGGCCCCAGCCGGAGCCAGGCAGTGCCACCGTCAGTTGCCGGGCCCTGCGCGGCATGGTGGAGCACAGCCCGGGCGACTTCACCGTGACGGTTTGGGCCGGCACACCACTGGTGGAGCTCCAGGCTGAGCTGGCACACCATGGGCAGTGGTTGACCCTGGATTGGCCCTGGGGCAGCGGCAGCAGCGGCGCAGCCAGTGGCAGCGTCGGTGGCCTGGTGGCCCGCGGCTTGGCCGGCGGCCTGCGGCAGCGTTATTTGGGTGTGCGCGACCAGCTGATCGGCATCGAGCTGGTCCGCGCCGACGGGGTCCGCGCCAGGGCCGGCGGCAAGGTGGTCAAAAATGTGGCCGGCTACGACCTGATGCGCCTGTTCACCGGCAGCTGGGGCGCCCTGGGTCTGATCACCAGCGTCACCCTGCGCACCCTGCCGCTGCCGCCCCAACGGCGGGGCCTGGGGCTCAGCGGCCCCCTCGAGGCCCTCGGCCAGCTGGCCAGCTGGCTGCTCGGATCGAGCCTCAGCCCCGAACGGATCGACTGGTGGCGTCCCGGCGGCGGGGCCGGAGCGGGGGCGGGGACAGGGGGAGATGCGGGCCTGCTGATCAGCCTGGCAAGCATCAACGCCGCCACCCTCGCAGAGCAGATCGCCTGCATCAGCGCCAGGGGCGCCGCGCTCGGCATCGGGGCCCTGCCCCTGGAGCCGGCCGAACTCGAAGCCCAGGTGGCCCAGGGCCGGGGCCCGGGCCCCGAAGCCAGTGACTGGCTGCTGCGCCTGGCGGTGCGCCCCAGCCAGGCCCCCGCCCTGGTGGCCGAGCCAGCCCTGGCCCAGCTCCCCCTGTGCCTTGGCGCCGGCAGTGGGCTGGGGGTCAGCTGGGCTTCAGCAGCCGAGCTGCCGGCTTACCGGGTAGAGGCCCTACGGCGCAGCTGCCAGCAGTGGGGCGGCTATCTGACGGTGCTGCGCCAACCTTCCAGCAGCCAGCTGCCGGCCTGGCTGGATGCCCCGGCCCGGCCCATGATCGAGGCGATCAAGCGGCAGTTCGACCCTCTCCAGCAGCTGGCTCGCGGGCGTCTGCCAGGGGTGCAACCGCCCCCTCTGGGCTGA
- a CDS encoding four-carbon acid sugar kinase family protein — protein MAANFKIIVLDDDPTGSQTVHSCPLLLRWDGASLAAGLEHPSPLLFLLANTRALAPAAAAERVREICRALAAALPTAGLERWWLVSRGDSTLRGHFPLEVDVISAELGPFAATLLVPAFLEGGRTTVGGVHLLQGQPVHETPFGRDGLFGYSTSYLPAWVEEKSGGRIPASEVQGLEAAKLSRACEDGGQELAQWLAGLAAQPLVAVDAEQPQQLAALARVVRAFPRPVLAQSAASWIRALAALPPQPLAGADLVALRRRGRDGEPLRGLVLVGSHVPLADAQLASLLAEPLCTGLELPVARLAQLLESPQPGARPSARLACLERDWLLELGEILAAGRTPVLYSSRGEFPCASVAARRRLGDGLAALMARLVGALAPQLAYLISKGGTTTHALLADGLGLAAVELQGQLLPGLSLVLTPAELPVLTFPGNLGDPGTLRQAWRLMEGLESCS, from the coding sequence ATGGCCGCCAACTTCAAGATCATCGTTCTTGACGATGACCCAACCGGCTCCCAGACCGTGCACAGCTGTCCCCTGCTGCTGCGCTGGGATGGGGCCTCCCTGGCGGCGGGGCTGGAGCACCCATCGCCCCTGCTGTTTCTGCTGGCCAACACCAGGGCGCTGGCGCCGGCGGCGGCGGCCGAGCGGGTGCGTGAGATCTGCCGGGCCCTGGCGGCGGCGTTGCCGACAGCGGGGCTCGAGCGCTGGTGGCTGGTCAGCCGCGGCGATTCCACCCTGCGCGGCCACTTCCCGCTGGAGGTGGATGTGATTTCCGCTGAACTGGGTCCATTCGCCGCCACCCTGCTGGTGCCGGCGTTCCTGGAAGGGGGGCGCACCACGGTGGGCGGAGTCCATCTCCTGCAGGGTCAGCCCGTGCATGAAACGCCCTTCGGCCGTGATGGCCTGTTTGGTTACTCGACAAGTTACCTTCCGGCCTGGGTGGAGGAGAAGAGTGGCGGCCGCATCCCGGCTTCAGAGGTGCAGGGCCTCGAAGCCGCCAAGCTCAGCCGGGCCTGCGAGGATGGGGGGCAAGAGCTGGCTCAATGGCTGGCTGGTCTTGCCGCCCAGCCCCTGGTGGCGGTGGATGCCGAGCAGCCCCAGCAACTCGCCGCCCTGGCCAGGGTGGTGCGTGCCTTCCCGCGGCCGGTGCTGGCCCAGTCGGCGGCGAGCTGGATACGGGCCCTGGCAGCTCTGCCGCCCCAGCCCCTTGCTGGCGCCGACCTGGTGGCATTGCGCCGCCGCGGCCGCGATGGCGAGCCATTGCGGGGCTTGGTGCTGGTGGGCTCCCATGTGCCCCTGGCCGATGCCCAGCTCGCCTCCCTGCTGGCTGAGCCGCTCTGCACCGGCCTGGAATTGCCCGTGGCCCGGCTAGCGCAGCTGCTGGAGTCCCCCCAGCCCGGCGCCCGGCCCAGCGCCCGGCTGGCCTGCCTGGAGCGGGACTGGCTGCTCGAGCTGGGGGAGATCCTCGCTGCTGGGCGCACGCCGGTGCTTTACAGCAGCCGCGGCGAATTCCCCTGCGCTTCGGTGGCGGCGCGCCGCCGGCTCGGGGACGGCCTGGCGGCGCTGATGGCCCGGTTGGTGGGGGCCTTGGCTCCCCAGCTGGCCTACCTGATCAGTAAGGGCGGCACGACCACCCATGCCCTCCTGGCCGATGGGCTCGGCCTGGCGGCAGTGGAGTTGCAGGGCCAGCTTTTGCCTGGCCTTTCGCTGGTGTTGACGCCAGCGGAGCTGCCGGTGCTCACCTTCCCCGGCAACCTGGGGGATCCGGGCACCCTGCGCCAAGCCTGGCGCCTCATGGAGGGTCTGGAATCTTGCTCCTAG
- a CDS encoding APC family permease gives MADHPPGRLLSILGLGFGLAGAVGGTIGAGILRTPGLVAAQLPTEPLHLAAWLVGGLYALLGAICIAELAASLPRAGGWYVYAERAFGRRVGFLVGWTDWLAHCIGLAWVATTVGEYGQALLPDPWRLLPFGAQGLALGAIGLFTLIQLRGLRAGSASQELLSLVKAVAFLALVAACFLLPSQAQLGGGAVPPEPPIAPTWQDLTMPAVLALQAVITTYDGWASPVYFAEEFSEPERDLPRSLIGGVLAVMALYLLINLALLHVLPIAQLASSTLPAAAAGRALAGPLGGNLITAVALISLLGLINTVVMAAPRILYGLGRDGLVPGFAASVNDGGTPTVALLLTSAAAAGLVLAGTFERLLAMGALLYVSLPLAGIAALVALRRQEPELPRPFRCWGYPLTPLLVAAVSLAFLLGAAVHDWVDSLAALALVAVGYAASRSKIPDPP, from the coding sequence ATGGCCGACCACCCCCCGGGCCGGCTCCTATCCATCCTGGGCCTGGGTTTCGGCCTGGCTGGAGCCGTGGGCGGCACGATCGGGGCGGGCATCCTGCGCACCCCTGGGCTGGTCGCAGCCCAGTTGCCCACGGAGCCGCTACACCTGGCGGCCTGGCTGGTGGGCGGGCTCTATGCGCTGCTGGGGGCGATCTGCATCGCCGAACTGGCAGCCAGCCTGCCCCGGGCGGGAGGCTGGTATGTGTATGCGGAGAGGGCCTTCGGGCGCCGGGTCGGCTTCCTGGTGGGCTGGACCGACTGGCTGGCCCACTGCATCGGCCTGGCCTGGGTGGCCACCACCGTGGGGGAATACGGCCAGGCCCTGCTGCCTGACCCCTGGCGCCTGCTGCCCTTTGGGGCCCAGGGCCTGGCCCTGGGGGCGATCGGCCTGTTCACCCTGATCCAGCTGCGGGGCCTGCGGGCCGGCAGCGCCAGCCAGGAACTGCTCAGCCTGGTCAAGGCGGTGGCCTTCCTGGCCCTGGTGGCAGCCTGCTTTCTGCTGCCCTCCCAGGCCCAGCTCGGCGGCGGTGCTGTCCCCCCGGAGCCACCAATCGCCCCCACCTGGCAGGACCTGACCATGCCGGCAGTGCTGGCCCTGCAGGCCGTGATCACCACCTATGACGGCTGGGCCAGCCCGGTCTATTTCGCCGAGGAGTTCAGCGAGCCCGAGCGGGATCTGCCCCGCTCCCTGATCGGCGGGGTGCTGGCCGTGATGGCCCTCTACCTGCTGATCAACCTGGCCCTGCTGCACGTGCTGCCAATCGCCCAGTTGGCCAGCTCAACCCTGCCAGCCGCCGCGGCGGGACGGGCCCTGGCCGGCCCCCTGGGGGGAAATCTGATCACCGCCGTGGCCCTGATTTCGCTGCTGGGGCTGATCAACACGGTGGTGATGGCGGCCCCACGGATCCTCTACGGCCTGGGCCGCGATGGCCTGGTGCCGGGTTTTGCCGCCAGCGTCAATGACGGCGGCACGCCCACCGTTGCCCTGCTGCTCACCAGCGCCGCCGCCGCGGGCCTGGTACTGGCGGGCACCTTCGAGCGGCTACTGGCCATGGGGGCGCTGCTCTACGTGAGCCTGCCCCTGGCAGGCATCGCCGCCCTGGTGGCCCTGCGCCGCCAGGAACCGGAGCTGCCCCGGCCATTCCGCTGCTGGGGCTACCCCCTCACCCCCCTGCTGGTGGCAGCGGTATCGCTGGCCTTTCTGCTGGGGGCGGCTGTCCACGACTGGGTTGACAGCCTGGCCGCCCTGGCCCTGGTGGCAGTGGGCTACGCCGCCTCTAGGAGCAAGATTCCAGACCCTCCATGA
- a CDS encoding (Fe-S)-binding protein has protein sequence MTLPGLPAGGTDPCVHCGFCLPTCASYRVLGTEMDSPRGRIHTLKAIEAGELELDATVASHFDSCLGCFACVTACPSGVRYDQLIEATRPQLNAPELRSPAQRAFRRLLFALLPYPARLRAVLTPLRAYAGTPLQALARRSGLTRLLGPQLEAMERLLPPLPAEAFQASFPTVVPARGERRARVGLLLGCVQRLFDPAVNRAVVEVLSANGIEVVIPPDQGCCGAVTHHQGELAHTEQLATAVMDSFATVLGPGRPAGPEPLDAVLVAASGCGHTLKAYGTILNGELSGAFASQVRDVHEFLHGLGLSEAFRARLGPLAHADGSPATAERPLAVAYHDACHMLHGQGISAEPRALLRRIPHLLLREATEAGVCCGSAGIYNLVQPREAAELGQLKAADLAGTGAELAASANIGCTLQIRHHLAEQERPIPVLHPIELLQRSWRAGGGH, from the coding sequence ATGACCCTGCCCGGCCTACCTGCTGGGGGCACCGACCCCTGCGTGCACTGCGGCTTCTGCCTGCCCACCTGCGCAAGCTACCGGGTGCTGGGCACGGAGATGGATTCGCCCCGGGGCCGCATCCACACCCTCAAAGCGATCGAGGCCGGCGAACTGGAGCTCGACGCCACGGTCGCCAGCCATTTCGACAGCTGCCTGGGCTGCTTCGCCTGCGTCACCGCCTGCCCCTCGGGGGTGCGCTACGACCAGCTGATCGAGGCCACCCGGCCCCAGCTCAACGCTCCGGAGCTGCGCAGCCCGGCCCAGCGGGCCTTCCGCCGGCTGCTATTTGCCCTGCTCCCCTACCCGGCGCGGCTGCGGGCGGTGCTGACTCCCCTGCGGGCCTATGCCGGCACGCCGCTGCAGGCCCTGGCCCGCCGCAGCGGCCTCACCCGCCTGCTCGGCCCCCAGCTCGAGGCGATGGAGCGGCTGCTGCCGCCCCTGCCCGCCGAGGCCTTCCAGGCCAGCTTCCCGACGGTGGTGCCGGCCCGCGGCGAACGGCGGGCCCGGGTAGGGCTGCTGCTGGGCTGCGTCCAGCGCCTGTTTGATCCAGCGGTGAACCGGGCCGTGGTGGAGGTGCTGAGCGCCAACGGCATCGAGGTGGTGATCCCGCCGGATCAGGGCTGCTGCGGCGCCGTTACCCACCACCAGGGCGAGCTGGCGCACACCGAACAGCTCGCCACCGCCGTGATGGACAGCTTCGCGACCGTGCTGGGCCCGGGCCGACCGGCGGGGCCCGAACCCCTCGATGCGGTACTGGTGGCGGCCTCCGGCTGCGGCCACACCCTCAAGGCCTACGGCACGATCCTGAACGGTGAACTCAGCGGGGCCTTTGCATCCCAGGTGCGGGACGTACATGAATTCCTGCACGGTCTGGGCCTGAGCGAGGCCTTCAGGGCCCGCCTGGGCCCCCTTGCCCACGCTGACGGCAGCCCCGCCACCGCCGAGCGGCCGCTGGCGGTGGCTTATCACGATGCCTGTCACATGCTGCACGGCCAGGGCATCAGCGCCGAGCCCCGGGCCCTGCTGCGCCGGATCCCCCACCTGCTGCTGCGGGAGGCCACGGAGGCGGGCGTGTGCTGCGGCAGCGCCGGCATCTACAACCTGGTGCAGCCGCGGGAGGCCGCCGAGCTCGGCCAGCTCAAGGCGGCCGACCTGGCCGGCACCGGCGCCGAACTGGCGGCCAGTGCCAACATCGGCTGCACCCTGCAGATTCGCCATCACCTGGCCGAGCAGGAGCGGCCGATCCCGGTGCTCCATCCAATCGAGCTGCTGCAACGCAGCTGGCGGGCGGGCGGCGGCCATTAA
- a CDS encoding NADP-dependent isocitrate dehydrogenase, with the protein MATSSPQFEQLTAPAQGTAIRFESGQPVVPNDPIIPFIRGDGTGVDIWPATQKVLDAAVAQAYGGERRIEWFKVYAGDEACDLYGTYQYLPEDTLEAIRTYGVAIKGPLTTPIGGGIRSLNVALRQIFDLYCCVRPCRYYEGTPSPHKRPQDLDVIVYRENTEDIYMGIEWEATDPVCLELIKHLNEVVIPANGKLGNRRIPAGSGIGIKPVSKFGSQRHIRKAIQHALRLEGDKRHVTLVHKGNIMKFTEGAFRDWGYELATTEFRAECVTERESWILDNVERNPGLGIEANACMIEPGYDALTPEKKAAIDAEVGGVLAAIGTSHGGGQWKQMVLVDDRIADSIFQQIQTRPQEYSVLATLNLNGDYVSDAAAAVVGGLGMAPGANIGDNAAIFEATHGTAPKHAGLDRINPGSVILSGVMMLEFMGWQEAADLITAGLSAAIASKEVTYDLARLMEPPVEPVSCSGFADAVIRHFSG; encoded by the coding sequence ATGGCTACCAGCTCCCCGCAATTCGAGCAGCTCACCGCCCCAGCCCAGGGCACGGCCATCCGCTTCGAGAGCGGCCAGCCGGTCGTACCCAACGATCCGATCATTCCCTTCATCCGCGGCGACGGCACCGGCGTGGACATCTGGCCCGCCACCCAGAAGGTGCTCGATGCCGCCGTGGCCCAGGCCTATGGCGGCGAGCGGCGGATCGAGTGGTTCAAGGTGTATGCAGGCGATGAAGCCTGCGACCTCTACGGCACCTACCAGTACCTGCCGGAAGACACCCTCGAAGCGATCCGCACCTACGGCGTGGCCATCAAGGGCCCGCTCACCACACCGATCGGCGGTGGCATCCGCTCGCTAAATGTGGCCCTGCGCCAGATCTTCGATCTTTACTGCTGCGTGCGCCCCTGCCGCTACTACGAGGGCACCCCCAGCCCCCACAAACGGCCGCAAGACCTCGATGTGATCGTGTATCGGGAGAACACCGAGGACATCTACATGGGGATCGAGTGGGAAGCCACTGATCCGGTATGCCTCGAGCTGATCAAGCATCTCAATGAGGTGGTGATCCCAGCCAACGGCAAGCTCGGCAACCGCCGCATCCCCGCGGGCTCCGGCATCGGCATCAAGCCGGTGAGCAAGTTCGGCAGCCAACGCCACATCCGCAAGGCGATCCAGCACGCCCTGCGGCTCGAGGGCGACAAGCGCCACGTGACCCTGGTGCACAAGGGCAACATCATGAAATTCACCGAGGGTGCCTTCCGCGACTGGGGCTATGAACTGGCCACCACCGAATTTCGTGCCGAGTGCGTGACCGAACGGGAAAGCTGGATCCTCGACAACGTCGAGCGCAATCCGGGCCTGGGCATCGAAGCCAATGCCTGCATGATCGAGCCGGGCTACGACGCCCTCACCCCCGAGAAAAAAGCGGCGATCGACGCTGAGGTAGGCGGCGTGCTTGCGGCGATCGGCACCAGTCACGGTGGCGGCCAGTGGAAGCAGATGGTGCTGGTCGACGACCGCATCGCCGACAGCATCTTCCAGCAGATCCAGACCCGACCCCAGGAGTACTCCGTGCTGGCCACCCTCAACCTCAATGGCGACTACGTCAGTGATGCCGCCGCCGCCGTGGTGGGCGGCCTGGGCATGGCCCCGGGCGCCAACATCGGCGACAACGCCGCCATCTTTGAGGCCACCCACGGCACCGCGCCGAAGCACGCCGGCCTCGATCGCATAAACCCAGGCTCGGTGATTCTTTCGGGTGTGATGATGCTCGAATTCATGGGTTGGCAGGAGGCGGCAGACCTGATCACCGCCGGCCTCAGCGCCGCCATCGCCAGTAAAGAGGTCACCTACGACCTGGCCCGGCTGATGGAGCCGCCGGTGGAGCCGGTGAGCTGCAGCGGTTTCGCCGACGCCGTGATCCGTCACTTCAGCGGCTGA
- a CDS encoding type II toxin-antitoxin system VapC family toxin, with protein MSTIRDSGGLLLDTCTFLWMVRTPSELSTTAREALIDPAVPVYLSVVSQWELTVKALAGRLPLPGDPATYARQERQRHGVLPLALEEDALRHLPKLPDHHRDPFDRMLICQAIDNGLILVTPDPEIHRYPVRLLW; from the coding sequence TTGAGCACCATCCGGGACAGTGGCGGGCTGCTGCTCGACACCTGCACCTTCCTATGGATGGTGCGCACCCCGAGCGAGCTCTCAACCACGGCCCGCGAAGCCCTGATTGATCCCGCCGTGCCGGTCTATCTGAGTGTGGTGAGCCAGTGGGAGCTAACGGTGAAAGCACTGGCCGGACGGCTGCCTCTGCCGGGTGACCCGGCCACCTATGCGCGGCAGGAACGGCAGCGCCATGGCGTTCTCCCCCTTGCCTTGGAAGAGGACGCCCTCCGCCACCTTCCGAAGCTTCCCGATCACCATCGCGACCCCTTTGATCGGATGTTGATCTGCCAAGCGATCGACAACGGCCTGATCCTGGTGACCCCAGACCCGGAGATCCATCGCTATCCGGTGCGGTTGCTCTGGTGA
- a CDS encoding type II toxin-antitoxin system Phd/YefM family antitoxin — translation MASQHSRPAGCPGPVSAQQAKAQFSALLDRVERGERLVITRRNRPIAELRPTQPPLPTAPRPLGQAEDAGTPIPATFFEPLPADLQAAFEGKTA, via the coding sequence ATGGCGTCCCAGCATTCACGGCCAGCGGGTTGCCCCGGCCCAGTCAGTGCCCAACAGGCCAAAGCCCAGTTTTCAGCCCTGCTCGACCGGGTGGAGCGCGGGGAGCGCTTGGTGATCACCCGCCGCAATCGTCCGATCGCCGAACTGCGGCCAACGCAACCTCCCTTGCCCACGGCACCTCGCCCCCTGGGCCAGGCCGAAGACGCCGGCACACCAATTCCAGCGACCTTCTTTGAACCACTGCCGGCTGACCTACAGGCGGCCTTTGAAGGAAAGACCGCTTGA